The Deinobacterium chartae genome includes a window with the following:
- a CDS encoding SRPBCC family protein: protein MDKNVGQTERMISVAGGSALALMGLRRRGLGGLLLATIGGFLIYRGSTGSCPAYSALGMNTSEGNAGATEYKSVFVEEMVVVEKSPEEIYRFWRNFENLPKIMSHLESVTTSGERESHWVAKGPLGTHVEWDAELVYDKENERLGWRSKAGADVDNAGSVQFEAMPGGKTTRVHVSLSYRPPAGKLGAAVAKLLGEEPSLQIRDDLQRFKKSMESGALS from the coding sequence ATGGATAAGAACGTCGGTCAAACCGAACGCATGATCTCGGTCGCAGGAGGCAGCGCGCTGGCGCTGATGGGCCTGCGCCGCCGTGGGCTGGGCGGCCTGCTGCTGGCCACCATCGGCGGTTTCCTGATCTACCGCGGCAGCACCGGTAGCTGCCCGGCCTACAGCGCCCTGGGCATGAACACCTCCGAGGGCAACGCGGGCGCCACCGAGTACAAGTCGGTGTTCGTCGAAGAGATGGTCGTGGTCGAGAAGTCCCCGGAAGAGATCTACCGCTTCTGGCGCAACTTCGAGAACCTCCCCAAGATCATGAGTCACCTCGAGTCGGTAACCACCAGCGGCGAGCGCGAGTCGCACTGGGTCGCCAAGGGTCCGCTGGGCACCCACGTCGAATGGGACGCCGAGCTGGTCTACGACAAGGAAAACGAGCGCCTGGGCTGGCGCTCGAAGGCCGGAGCCGACGTGGACAACGCGGGCTCGGTGCAGTTCGAGGCCATGCCGGGCGGCAAGACCACCCGCGTGCACGTCTCGCTCTCGTACCGTCCCCCGGCCGGCAAGCTGGGCGCGGCCGTTGCCAAGCTGCTGGGCGAGGAGCCCTCGCTGCAGATCCGTGACGACCTGCAGCGCTTCAAGAAGAGCATGGAGTCCGGCGCCCTGAGCTGA